The Saccharothrix variisporea genome has a segment encoding these proteins:
- a CDS encoding PQQ-dependent sugar dehydrogenase — protein MSRLRAVLIGSAVGLLAVGCASFPEQPAPAGWSAAPQLTPQAGPRPELPGELPRNPGQGQQPGRQQAPVPPPQGCKDFHPAVVGTCLSPVSGVALADVNQSTGVVTALATERSTGRLLRVTKDVDPVVVHTFEVDASSDGGLTGLALSPTYAEDQLIYVYATTATDNRVLRIAPGDVPKPVLTGIPKGPTGNRGVLAHDRTGALLVATGDAGNPAAAADPNSLAGKVLRIDLSGQPAPGNPTQGSRVLASGLHSPGGVCVALDGTKTWVTDWTQSADVLYRVEPGKALANPAWSWPDKPGVTGCSSLSDAVWLTTAKTPGALTLPMNPDGSFTGKPEPMLTGEDGFGRLGPMLALDDRTALAGTVNKEPGGAPISSDDRVVIIVRPQGGTSGRD, from the coding sequence GTGTCTCGACTGCGTGCGGTGCTCATCGGGTCCGCCGTCGGCCTGCTGGCCGTCGGCTGCGCGAGCTTCCCCGAGCAGCCGGCCCCCGCCGGCTGGAGCGCCGCGCCCCAGCTCACCCCCCAGGCCGGGCCGCGCCCGGAACTGCCCGGCGAGCTGCCCAGGAACCCCGGTCAGGGCCAGCAGCCCGGCCGGCAGCAGGCCCCGGTCCCGCCGCCGCAGGGCTGCAAGGACTTCCACCCGGCCGTGGTCGGGACGTGCCTGTCCCCGGTGTCCGGCGTGGCGCTGGCGGACGTGAACCAGTCCACCGGGGTGGTCACCGCCCTGGCCACCGAGCGCAGCACCGGCCGCCTGCTGCGGGTGACCAAGGACGTCGACCCGGTGGTCGTGCACACCTTCGAGGTCGACGCGTCCTCCGATGGCGGGCTGACCGGCCTGGCCCTGTCCCCGACGTACGCCGAGGACCAGCTGATCTACGTCTACGCGACGACCGCCACCGACAACCGCGTGCTGCGGATCGCGCCCGGCGACGTCCCGAAGCCGGTCCTCACCGGCATCCCGAAGGGTCCGACCGGCAACCGGGGCGTCCTGGCCCACGACCGCACCGGCGCCCTCCTGGTGGCCACCGGCGATGCGGGCAACCCGGCCGCCGCCGCCGACCCGAACTCGCTCGCGGGCAAGGTGCTCCGCATCGACCTGTCCGGCCAGCCCGCCCCCGGCAACCCGACCCAGGGCTCCCGGGTCCTGGCATCGGGCCTGCACTCGCCCGGCGGCGTGTGCGTGGCGCTGGACGGCACGAAGACGTGGGTGACCGACTGGACCCAGTCGGCGGACGTCCTCTACCGCGTGGAGCCCGGCAAGGCCTTGGCGAACCCGGCCTGGTCGTGGCCCGACAAGCCCGGCGTGACCGGCTGCTCGTCCCTGTCCGACGCGGTCTGGCTGACCACCGCCAAGACCCCGGGCGCCCTCACCCTGCCCATGAACCCGGACGGCAGCTTCACCGGCAAGCCGGAACCCATGCTGACCGGCGAGGACGGCTTCGGCCGCCTGGGCCCGATGCTGGCCCTGGACGACCGGACCGCGCTGGCCGGCACGGTGAACAAGGAGCCGGGCGGGGCCCCGATCTCCAGCGACGACCGGGTCGTGATCATCGTCCGGCCGCAGGGCGGGACCAGCGGTCGGGACTAG
- a CDS encoding LysR family transcriptional regulator has translation MTLQQLVYFLAVARTRHFTRAAEEVRVAQPSLSKQIHALEKELGAELFSRARGNITLTPAGEALLPVASRILSDVDTARLEVAELVGLRRGRVRVGATPSLCGSIFADVIKRYHDAYPGIHVSVTEGGSRDLVQALEAGSLDLALVIVSPVDADRALTVDPVLREELVVASAEPLGVERMALLDLRNHPLVMFRPGYDLRETTLAACRGAGFEPTFAVEGGEMDAVLRFVEVGLGVAIVPSTVLATRALHATPLTPGTSRTVGLAHRTDVAPTSAARAFRNVLMSYLRGAEMPAGVHLVGE, from the coding sequence ATGACGCTCCAGCAGCTCGTGTACTTCCTGGCAGTGGCCCGGACGCGGCACTTCACGCGGGCCGCCGAGGAGGTGCGTGTGGCGCAGCCCTCACTGTCCAAGCAGATCCACGCGCTGGAGAAGGAACTCGGCGCGGAACTGTTCAGCCGGGCGCGCGGCAACATCACGCTGACGCCCGCCGGCGAGGCCCTGCTGCCGGTGGCCAGCCGGATCCTGTCCGATGTGGACACCGCCCGGCTGGAGGTCGCGGAGCTGGTGGGGTTGCGGCGTGGCCGGGTGCGGGTGGGCGCGACGCCGAGCCTGTGCGGCAGCATCTTCGCCGACGTCATCAAGCGGTACCACGACGCTTATCCGGGCATCCACGTGTCCGTGACCGAGGGCGGGTCGCGGGACCTCGTGCAGGCGCTGGAGGCGGGTTCGCTGGACTTGGCGCTGGTCATCGTGTCACCGGTGGACGCGGACCGGGCGCTGACGGTGGACCCGGTGCTGCGCGAGGAGCTGGTGGTCGCCTCCGCCGAGCCGCTGGGCGTCGAGCGCATGGCGTTGCTGGACCTGAGGAACCACCCGCTGGTCATGTTCCGCCCCGGCTACGACCTGCGCGAGACCACGCTGGCGGCCTGCCGGGGAGCGGGGTTCGAGCCCACGTTCGCCGTGGAAGGCGGCGAGATGGACGCGGTGCTGCGGTTCGTGGAGGTCGGTCTGGGTGTGGCCATCGTGCCCAGCACGGTCCTGGCCACCCGCGCGCTGCACGCAACGCCTTTGACGCCCGGCACCTCGCGCACGGTCGGCTTGGCGCACCGGACGGACGTCGCCCCCACTTCGGCCGCGCGGGCGTTCCGGAACGTCCTGATGAGCTACCTGCGCGGCGCGGAAATGCCTGCCGGGGTTCACCTGGTCGGCGAGTAG
- a CDS encoding fumarate reductase/succinate dehydrogenase flavoprotein subunit, which yields MSFYTEGPPIADHRVPDGPIETRWDRRRFSARLVNPANRRNRTVIVVGTGLAGGSAAATLGELGYNVKSFCYQDSPRRAHSIAAQGGINAAKNYRNDGDSVHRLFYDTVKGGDFRSRESNVHRLAQISVEIIDQCVAQGVPFAREYGGLLDTRSFGGAQVSRTFYARGQTGQQLLLGAYQALERQVNAGRVEMHTRHEMLDLVVVEGRARGIVVRDLVTGEISTHLADAVVLATGGYGNVFHLSTNAKGCNTTAIWRAHRRGALFANPCFTQIHPTCIPISGDHQSKLTLMSESLRNDGRVWVPKNPQDPRPPNDIPESERDYFLERMYPSFGNLVPRDIASRAAKNISDEKRGVYLDFADALKRLGPLAVEERYGNLFEMYQRITGDDPYKVPMRIYPAVHYTMGGLWVDYDLRSNIPGLYVIGEANFSDHGANRLGASALMQGLADGYFVLPGVIGDYLADAPFEPVSDEHPAVADTVSEVRGRIKTLLAVDGDRTVESFHRELGRLMWDECGMERNEAGLRKALNRIPELREEFWQRVKVPGSGAELNQQLEKAGRVADFFELAELMCVDALHREESCGGHFRSESQTPDGEALRDDARFSYVAAWEFTGDKPVLHKEELVFEHVQPTTRSYA from the coding sequence ATGAGCTTCTACACCGAGGGCCCGCCGATCGCCGACCACCGCGTCCCGGACGGCCCGATCGAGACCCGCTGGGACCGCCGCCGGTTCTCCGCGCGCCTGGTCAACCCGGCCAACCGCCGCAACCGCACGGTCATCGTCGTGGGCACCGGCCTGGCCGGGGGTTCGGCCGCCGCGACGCTGGGCGAGCTGGGCTACAACGTGAAGTCCTTCTGCTACCAGGACAGCCCGCGCCGCGCGCACAGCATCGCCGCGCAGGGCGGGATCAACGCGGCCAAGAACTACCGCAACGACGGCGACTCCGTGCACCGCCTCTTCTACGACACCGTGAAGGGCGGCGACTTTCGCTCCCGCGAGTCGAACGTGCACCGGCTGGCGCAGATCTCCGTGGAGATCATCGACCAGTGCGTGGCGCAGGGTGTGCCGTTCGCGCGTGAGTACGGCGGCCTGCTGGACACCAGGTCCTTCGGCGGAGCGCAGGTTTCCCGCACTTTCTACGCGCGCGGCCAGACCGGGCAGCAACTCCTCCTGGGCGCCTACCAGGCACTGGAACGCCAGGTCAACGCCGGTCGGGTGGAGATGCACACCCGGCACGAGATGCTGGACCTGGTCGTGGTCGAGGGCCGGGCGCGCGGGATCGTGGTCCGCGACCTGGTCACCGGCGAGATCTCCACGCACCTCGCCGACGCGGTCGTGCTGGCCACCGGCGGCTACGGCAACGTGTTCCACCTGTCCACCAACGCCAAGGGGTGCAACACCACGGCGATCTGGCGGGCGCACCGGCGGGGCGCGTTGTTCGCCAACCCGTGCTTCACGCAGATCCACCCCACGTGCATCCCGATCAGCGGCGACCACCAGTCGAAGCTCACCCTGATGAGTGAATCCCTCCGCAACGACGGGCGCGTGTGGGTGCCCAAGAACCCGCAGGACCCACGTCCGCCGAACGACATCCCCGAATCGGAGCGCGACTACTTCCTGGAGCGCATGTACCCGAGCTTCGGCAACCTGGTGCCGCGGGACATCGCGTCCCGGGCGGCGAAGAACATCTCCGACGAGAAGCGCGGTGTCTACTTGGACTTCGCGGACGCCTTGAAGCGCCTCGGTCCCCTTGCGGTGGAAGAGCGCTACGGGAACCTCTTCGAGATGTACCAGCGCATCACGGGCGACGACCCGTACAAGGTGCCGATGCGCATCTACCCGGCTGTCCACTACACGATGGGTGGACTGTGGGTGGACTACGACCTGCGCTCGAACATCCCCGGGCTCTACGTGATCGGCGAGGCGAACTTCTCCGACCACGGCGCGAACCGGCTGGGCGCGAGCGCGTTGATGCAGGGCCTGGCGGACGGCTACTTCGTGCTGCCCGGCGTGATCGGCGACTACCTGGCGGACGCGCCCTTCGAGCCGGTGTCCGACGAGCACCCCGCCGTGGCCGACACGGTGTCCGAGGTCCGCGGGCGGATCAAGACCCTGCTGGCGGTGGACGGGGACCGGACCGTCGAGTCGTTCCACCGCGAGCTGGGTCGGCTGATGTGGGACGAGTGCGGCATGGAACGCAACGAAGCCGGGCTGCGCAAGGCGCTGAACCGCATCCCGGAGCTGCGTGAGGAGTTCTGGCAGCGGGTGAAGGTGCCGGGGTCGGGCGCGGAGCTGAACCAGCAGCTGGAGAAGGCGGGCCGGGTGGCGGACTTCTTCGAGCTGGCCGAGCTGATGTGCGTGGACGCCCTGCACCGCGAGGAGTCGTGCGGCGGGCACTTCCGGTCCGAGAGCCAGACGCCGGACGGCGAGGCGTTGCGCGACGACGCCCGCTTCTCCTACGTGGCCGCGTGGGAGTTCACCGGCGACAAGCCCGTGCTGCACAAGGAAGAGCTGGTGTTCGAGCACGTCCAGCCGACGACCCGGAGCTACGCGTGA
- a CDS encoding GNAT family N-acetyltransferase, with product MIIRRETESDVEPIAAVTEAAFAQRPGGEVWLVGALREDAGWIPELSLVAEVDGEVVGHVLCTRGHVDGTPVLGLGPLSVRPDVQRRGVGKALMHAVLGAAEALGEPLVALLGDPAYYSRFGFRAAEEVGITPPQPEWAQYFQVRALHAYTPELRGTFHYAEPFDRL from the coding sequence ATGATCATCCGCCGGGAGACCGAGTCCGACGTCGAGCCGATCGCAGCGGTCACGGAAGCCGCTTTCGCGCAGCGCCCGGGCGGTGAGGTGTGGCTGGTGGGGGCGCTGCGGGAGGACGCGGGGTGGATCCCCGAGTTGTCGCTGGTGGCCGAGGTCGACGGCGAGGTGGTCGGGCACGTCCTGTGCACTCGGGGCCATGTCGACGGCACGCCGGTGTTGGGGCTTGGGCCGCTTTCAGTGCGGCCGGACGTGCAGCGGCGTGGCGTGGGCAAGGCTTTGATGCACGCGGTGTTGGGCGCGGCCGAGGCCTTGGGTGAGCCGTTGGTGGCTTTGCTGGGAGACCCGGCGTACTACTCGCGGTTCGGTTTCCGGGCGGCTGAGGAAGTCGGGATCACGCCGCCGCAGCCGGAGTGGGCGCAGTACTTCCAGGTCCGCGCGCTGCACGCCTACACGCCTGAGCTGCGCGGCACGTTCCACTACGCCGAGCCGTTCGACCGGCTCTAG
- a CDS encoding succinate dehydrogenase cytochrome b subunit → MDTIRLYRSTIGKKAVMAVTGAVLFLYVVVHMLGNLLIFTGPGALDAYGKFLRDVNVVWPTRFGLLIAVALHFVAAYQLTAKARKARGRYEHRRPVQGSYAARTMRWGGVIIGLFVVYHLLDLTVGVANPHGVHGEIHANVVADFQHWYVVLVYTVAVVALGFHLRHGVWSATRTLGVVTSRTIGLAVAVVICAGFLSVPFAVFTGLVS, encoded by the coding sequence GTGGACACGATCCGGCTCTACCGCAGCACGATCGGCAAGAAGGCCGTCATGGCGGTCACCGGCGCGGTGCTGTTCCTGTACGTCGTCGTGCACATGCTCGGCAACCTGTTGATCTTCACCGGTCCGGGTGCGCTGGACGCGTACGGCAAGTTCCTGCGGGACGTCAACGTCGTGTGGCCGACCCGGTTCGGCCTGCTCATCGCGGTGGCGCTGCACTTCGTCGCCGCCTACCAACTCACCGCCAAGGCCCGCAAGGCCCGTGGCCGCTACGAGCACCGACGGCCCGTGCAGGGCTCCTACGCCGCCCGCACCATGCGGTGGGGCGGGGTGATCATCGGGCTGTTCGTGGTCTACCACCTGCTCGACCTGACCGTCGGCGTGGCCAACCCGCACGGCGTGCACGGCGAGATCCACGCGAACGTCGTCGCCGACTTCCAGCACTGGTACGTGGTGCTGGTCTACACGGTCGCGGTCGTCGCGCTCGGGTTCCACCTGCGCCACGGCGTGTGGAGCGCGACCCGCACGCTGGGCGTGGTCACCTCGCGGACCATCGGGCTCGCCGTTGCCGTCGTGATCTGCGCCGGCTTCCTCTCCGTCCCCTTCGCCGTCTTCACCGGATTGGTGAGCTGA